A portion of the Lolium rigidum isolate FL_2022 chromosome 1, APGP_CSIRO_Lrig_0.1, whole genome shotgun sequence genome contains these proteins:
- the LOC124666266 gene encoding heterogeneous nuclear ribonucleoprotein 1-like: MGKSEYGGGGGGGGGGGGGGGSGSPGKIFVGGLPRDTTLATFQKHFGAYGEIVDSVIMKNKHTSQPRGFGFITYADPAVVDTVMEDNHVINGKQVEIKRTIPKDSMQSNPKDFKTKKIFVGGLPPTLTEDDFKDFFENFGAVVEHQIMHDHQTRRSRGFGFVVFDSEQVVDELLAKGNMIDLAGSKVEIKKAEPKKSTNPPPSAGSDSRSAYGRVSRDRPSRDDVGVGLADAYSTYGSGFGPYRNHPSYAGSLGNGGVGDYHGRYGRYPPGIGSYEGMSSYGYPSRFGPYGGGFDGPYAGGNLSAYRRGGDDSFGGPGSSSYAGAMYAGAYDPALGAYGPGGPPDMNRGSFAPGRYHPYG; encoded by the exons ATGGGGAAGTCCgagtacggcggcggcggcggcggcggtggcggaggcggcggaggcggcggcagcggaagCCCCGG GAAGATCTTCGTCGGGGGGCTCCCACGCGACACCACGCTAG CCACGTTTCAGAAGCATTTTGGCGCCTACGGAGAGATAGTTGATTCCGTGATAATGAAAAATAAGCACACATCTCAGCCAAGGGGTTTTGGCTTTATCACATATGCTGACCCAGCTGTTGTTGATACAGTGATGGAGGACAACCATGTCATCAATGGAAAGCAA GTTGAGATTAAAAGAACCATTCCAAAAGATTCTATGCAGTCCAACCCTAAGGATTTCAAAACTAAGAAGATTTTTGTTGGTGGCCTTCCCCCAACACTCACAGAAG ATGATTTCAAggatttttttgaaaactttggagCTGTTGTTGAGCACCAGATTATGCATGATCATCAGACAAGACGCTCCAGGGGCTTTGGATTTGTAGTTTTTGATTCTGAGCAAGTTGTAGATGAGTTGTTAGCAAAAGGGAACATGATTGATCTTGCTGGTTCCAAG GTGGAGATCAAGAAAGCAGAACCAAAGAAATCCACAAATCCGCCACCATCAGCTGGTAGTGATTCTAGATCAGCATATGGTAGGGTTTCTAGAGACCGTCCTTCCAGGGATGATGTTGGTGTTGGACTGGCTGATGCCTATAGCACCTATGGCAGTGGATTTGGTCCTTATAGGAACCATCCAAGTTATGCTGGTAGTCTTGGTAATGGAGGGGTAGGTGACTACCATGGTCGATACGGTCGTTATCCCCCAGGAATAGGAAGCTATGAAGGCATGTCTTCCTATGGTTATCCCAGCCGCTTTGGGCCATATGgaggaggttttgatggaccttaTGCTGGAGGGAACTTGAGTGCCTACAGGCGAGGTGGTGATGATAGCTTTGGTGGCCCTGGTAGTTCTAGCTACGCTGGCGCCATGTATGCTGGGGCATATGATCCTGCACTAGGTGCTTATGGACCTGGTGGCCCTCCTGATATGAATAGGGGAAGTTTTGCCCCAGGCCGATATCACCCATATGGATGA